The genomic window CTCATCACCGGAGGGCTGATGCCCAGCGATGGCAGCAACTGGTGCACCGTGTACTGAGGGAGGGGTAGGGCTGGAGCCCCCCCAGGGCACCTCCCCtcactcccagcacagcccagactCTGCCTGGCACAGCGTGGACTGACAGAGCTGGAACTCACCGTGCAGAGCAGTTCCTCTCGTTAATGCTTCTGTACAAACCTTGGACACAACGTTGTTCAGTGTatattttgcttatttaaaataacccagattctctccccccccccactccccacATGGTGACAGCTTAAGAAATCAGACCTTGCAAACACAGGAGGTCAAACAAACCTTAATAAAATCTGGAAGGAGCTGACTCCACGTAGTTTGGGGATTAATAGAgtcacagccacacagagatgGAGGCCAGCCCCAGGGCCCTGGTTACCTCATGGTCATGGGCCACTCGGCCAGGGGACACAGGGGCTGAGGCTGGAACCTGTAAGGTTGAGTAAGCCCTGTTACAGGGACTCTGTGGCAAAGCCAGGAGCTCTAATTCCAAGTTATTAACACCCTGTTCCCTCCCTCAGGGGAAGCTGGGTTAGGTTTGGTAGAACCTGCATCCTCTGGAGAATGTTACTTTCCCCACTCTGGCCTCTCCAAAGCAGCTCTTGTCACTCATTAGTGACAGGGCTCATTCCTacctggagctgcctggagcATCCAGGAGCTGTcagagcactgggaagggcCCCGagctgcccaggggcagctccagtCCATGTGCCAGgcacccctccagccccagcacggGCTGCCTGTGGGAGCTGCAACAGCCTCGCACCCAAAAGAGGAAGCCCCACCAGCTGCAGGCTGAAAACTTACCCAGCTgaataaaaaggggaaaaggaagctGCAGCAAGTCCCAGCCAGGGCCAGACACAAAAATCCGTGTATGTAAACGTCGGGTCACACTTGAGGTGAAACAGCAAACACACACTGCTGGTctcacacagctctgcaagCTGAGGCCCCTCCAGCCCTTTGCCTTTGGCCACCTTCTGCCTGTGGTTCTTCTCCTCCTGtggagctgccccggggctCAGTGTGGCCGGGAATTCTGCCTGTTCCAGTTTTGCTTTGTGGCTCATTGCACCAACTCCTCCTCTGGGGCAAGGGGGGTTGTTGCCCAGTTAGGTCACCACTGATCTGAGTTTGGCAGCTTCGACTGGGGCCAGGGGGTGGCTTCCTCCTGAAACTGCCACATTCCTCAGCAGAACAACTGGGCTGAAAAGTCcgtggaggggaaaaaattctgCAGcgagccagaaaaaaaataataatcccaTGTGCAAAAGCCCATTGTCATGAACAGCTCCCACGTCCCAGCCCCCTGCTGCCAGCTCACAGCAGGACCCCAAATTCCCTCCTGCACCAGGCTCTCCTGAGCTACACTGAGGAACACTCAGGGCCTTGGTCTGGCagcttccctccttcccacacCTTCGGAAAGGCAAAGAGAGTTGTgacatccctgtccccccagaCCCAGAGCCCCcgtgtgtgcagggcagcagcaccctGAGAGTGGGGGGCACCCACCAGTGGCCTCGGGCTCCCCCCAGCTGCTGcaccctgtccccccaccccagtgGGGACAGCGTTCAACACCCTGGCAATTCTTACCCAGCATACACAGTGCAAAGGGACAGCCTGGGAAAGCAACTGGGATTTCcctctttatttaaaaacacagggAAGAAGGGGCCCTCCAGCATTTCCAGGCGAGGGGCGGGTACCCCACACCCCGGCAGTCACAGAGCATCACCCACACGAGGCCCCCGGCCCTAAGAGCACTTGAAATCCCCAGCCAGCACTCAGGAACGGCTGCAATCACCTGGGAACATCCATCAGAACAGAGCAAACCCTTCTCTCACACCACTCTGCCCACAAGGCCCCCCAAATCTGCAGCACCCCCAGGAGAGCCCCACAGCACACGCTTCAGGAGGGATCAGCTCCAGGGAGGTGTGTCCACGCCAGAGAGCTGGGAGACAAATGTAGAGCTGAGAGGACACCAGTTTGCTTTAAAATCACCACAAAGCTCATCGAGGTCTGGCTGCATCCGCCCTGTCCTTCAGGATGGGAGGGAAATTCCTCTCCCCAACACCACCTGCATAACAGATGGGTctggagcccagctcagctccacaCTTGAAATTCATCTGCAGCCTTCACGCTGTCCTGGGGATGCAGGAGGGTGGGAATGAGCAGCAGGAATGTTGCAATAATGCTGGAGTCACTGGTAGTTTCTCCTCCTGGATAATTAACCCTAATTGTGCAACAAGCTTCTGTTTTACCATCCCAGGCCTGAGGAAACTGTGCAATTATCAAGCACCAGGAACACTCTGGACTCTGTGGTTCCAAGGCCTTGCACGAAGGAACCATCATCCCTCTGCATTCCCTGTTCTCCAAGACTGAGGTCAGAGCGCTGTCACCAAACACTGTGACCAAACTACTAAATCATTCCTGAAACAGTGTGTTAGGAGCCAAACAGCAAGtcagcctaaaaaaattaaagatttcaAACTCTAGtgcaaataaagcaaaaaagagcagaaaaagggACAGCAGGATCTGAGTTGCTACAATTAAATAACAAGTACTAACACTTGCCCTGTACCGTTTTCTTCGATTCCCACTTGTTTTCATCTTCTCCAGCACCTCCACACAACCCCTTTTGAGACCCCTGAACTTGGggggctccatccctgcctcccccagctGCACCAAGGCAGCtcccctgtgcctgccctggAGCAGCAACACCGATCCCCAGAGGGGATCAAGGCAGGAAGGTGCAATTTGAATCATGTTAAGGTCAGTTGGGCTAATCAAGGCTCAGAGCTCAACTGATAAAGCTCCGCTCAGCCCTGGGCTGAGGCTGAAGCACAGCTGTCAAACAGCTGGAGGCCCCAAAAGGGCAGGGAGAAACCAGACGTTGTGCTCCTGGGGAGCTCGCTGGGCTGAGTGTGCAGAGCAGGGGGTGTGCAATGGCCAGGGAAGCGAAAGGGGAGCTGTGTCCTCACTCAGCACCCAGGGATTGCACTCACTTTCGGGGTGAAGGTATCAGACGATCTCGCTGCCAAGGGAACACCTGGATTTTCTACACACTATTTATCACACCTACAGGAGCTCATTTGGTTATGGAAATGACGATTCACGTTGCTCTGAAAACTCGTGGTGGTTTCCACCTCGGGCAGGCAGGGGGTGAGTCAGCCAGACAAGTCTGCCCAGTTCCATCAGGCACTCGGTTTTCGGTGCTTTTTGCTAAAAGCCCTTCaccacccagcacagctccctgtgtccaggtgtgcccagtGCAAAACCAACACCGTACCTGAGGATGCTCCCACCTGGGAGCCACCGTTGCTCCAGCTGCCTGCTCTGGCTCGTGCTCAGGAAGTACCAAAAAACATCTGGGGAGGCTGAGCACCTGCCCGGGCTGGGGTTCAACAGGAGCCACACATATAAAAGGACGTAATTAAAAGCCAAGAGATTGCTGATacacccctgggcaggtggTGGGAAGAGCTGGTCCGAGGGGAATAAGCCATTGGAAGGGGAAGCTGCAGGGAGTCCCCTGTGTGGGCAGCTGTGGGCTGGTATctctcagctctgccccacTCCTGGGGAGTCTGAGCAGCTTCAAAGGGGACAGAAACGTTTTTCAAACACAAGAAAGGCCACACTTCCCTTCATGCTTCCAAGACCTCCTGCCGCTTCCTCCAGACTTGGTTTTTGCAGGAAATTATGGAGTTGCAGATGTCCCCTCATCCAGgcccccagcacctcctgccccacacagcaAGTGCTGGCAGTGCCCGGAGGCACCTTCCAAAACATGGAGCCACCGGGGCCaagcccaggcaggagcagccagggcagagcagggcaccaGGATGCAGGTCCAGACCGACCCTGCCTcgcagggaagggctgtggggagggaagggaccaccctgcacagccccagtcGCCCCTCAGGGACCCCCGGCAGCGGCGGGTGGAGCCGGGGGGTGGCTCGGTGCCCGGTCAGACGTCGGAGGTCCGGATGCTCTCGTCGTCCAGGTCGAAGGCGAACGGCTTCTCCTTGAGGTGCTGCGGCTCCGACCTGTGGCGCAGGCGCGTGCCCGGCGCGGCTCTGCCCGCGCGCTCCGTCAGCGCCGGCACGAACACCGAGTCTCTGAGCGGCTCCGGCCGCTTCCCCTCCGCCGGCGGCACCTGCGGCACCGGCGtccagggctgccaggaggagctggacggggccctgcacagggctctCCGCTCCTCGGCCGCCGGCCGTGCCGGGGATGGGGCCGAGGAGCCGCCGGGCCTGCCCATGGAGGTGGATCTCATGAAGGACATCTCCTGCAaggacagagcagagccaggctgccGGGTCTGGGCGTGGAGGCTGCGCCCTGCCCCTTTCACACActctgcaggaaagaaaagggcCCAGGGCAAAGGGAAAGGCGGAATTCCACAGCCTTTGCCACCCGTCAGGCTCTCGCTTGTGCCtcggagcagagcagggctcaTGCAGGTCCACTTTGGCAGCTGAATGTCACTTCTCCAAAGGAAGCTTTTCCAGTGACTGGCAAacccagggagggcagggatcTCATCCTGGAATAATCATCTAACCAAGCACTTACACCATCCACTAAATAAATATCTCACACATTGGCCTGAACTCCATTAGACACCAAATGCAAAGCAGAAAGGACATGACCTACCCTGGGGCGGGTCTTCAGGGCCTGGACTGCGCCCGTGATCGCCCGGATCCAGCTGTGCATGTCCTCGGGGCTGTCTGCCTGCAAACACAGCAGCCCAGTgaggctctgcctcctgccaccCACGATGCAGCCACGCAGGGGCACATGAGGCATTCCCaaggctcagctctgccttttcctgctcTCAAACAGCCCCCATCATAAATAAGCCCAAGGGAGAAGTGAACAGCTCTCACCGTGTGTTACAGCCCCACCTGTCCATGGTCactgctgaggggctgcagggaacagcccatttgctgagagctgccccAAAAACTATCCCGGCCTCGGCTGCTCACCTGAATGTAGAAGGTCCTGGAGCTTGTTATGATTTCAAAGAGGTTGTCCCGCATCAGGAGGTCACTAGAAGCAGTGAGAAAGAGACAGTCACCCCAGCAGCCATCGTGGATGGAAAAAACCTGTGTTTATGCTCATCTCTGGAGCGTGCCGGGGAGAAACATGTTGAAGGCAAACCTTGGGTCTCATCGGGATTTTGAGAAGACTCCAGGTCCCCAGAGACCCTCGGCCACAcaccctccccagctctgccatcaGCAGGCAGACCCCTGCCCTCCCTCACCATAACCCACCGCGTTCCCAGCTCGTTTTAAATGTCAGCTTGCTATCACTTATTTGGAATAAATAATTCGGAGATACACCAATACAGTATATCTTTACTTTAGCCACGGCCGGGAAACGTGGCCGGGAGCATTACCCAGACTTGACCAGGCACTCGTGGGTCTTGCAAACGTCCTTCAGGAGAATTGAACGCAAGGGCTCCTTGTCCTGCAGAGGTGAGAGGAGACAGTGATGAGCTCGGCTGGGATGTGCCTCTCACGGAGGGCCccgtgctggcacagcagcGGTGCCAGAGCTCTGCTCGGGGTCCTGGGGGGGGCTGCTCACCTGCTCACACTTGTAGTAACTGATGGAAAACTCATCCAGGACGAAGTACCGCCgcttccagctcttcctctggaaaagaggagggaaTCGCTGGGCACTGGGCTCCGACACCCTCCCTACCCACGACGTCATGGTGCTGCACGCAGGGCGTCCCCGGAGCGCTCCCAGCCCCGGTACTCCCCCCGTTCCCCGGCACTCACCCCATTCCCCGGCACTCCCCCTGTTCCCCAGCACTCACCACATTCCCCGGCACTCCCCCCGTTCCCCGGCACTCACCACATTCCCCTGCTTCACGCAGAAGCCGCTCTTGAGTGCGGGGGGCCCGGCGGGCGGCTTGGTGGCCGAGGGGGGGATGTAGCTCTGCGAGCGCCGCAGCAGCGGGTGGGCAGCCCCCACCTCACTGCCCTCCCCTCCGTCCCCACCGTTCTGCGAGCAGAGAGAACAGAgtcactgggagcaggaggggaattCCCTGCTGGAATGCAGGACACCCAGCTGCAGGGAAAAGCCACCTGATGCAGTATGTGAGCCAGGGGCTAATGGTGGCACTGGACACAGGCAGGGAATGAGCCAGAGTCCAGAGCTGATGttctctcactgcaggcagctttccaggctGCTGCCTTGGTACTCTTCACCCTTTTGGCAcccacacattaaaaaaatcagaaaggctACAGAAAAGCCAGAGAAAAATCTCTTGAAGCGGGGGAGTCAAGGGAGCTCATCTGTCTGGCTCATCACACACTGAGAGGTGACTCAACTGCACCACTGCAGGTACGAGGAGAACAAGAGCCATCAGACAAACCCAAGTTAGAAAGCAGGGATGCTTTCCAGCAGAAGAAGGCAATATATCATGGGAATAAACTGCTCAGGAAAGCCATACAGTCTCTGCTCCACATTTTCAGAGCCAAATTCTCCCAAAGACACTGGGGTGCTTGGAGTCGAggaagagaagctgtgactTCTCTGGCCCCAAGCTGTCTCTCCTCAAGTGCAACACTCACTGCTACAGGCAtggaggggctgtggctgtggcCGTGTGCCCAGCACCCACCCCTGGCTccccccagcacatcccagagcaccccaaggggtggaccctgccctgctgccagcatCACCCTGCCAGcgccctcccttccccccagcAGTGAAGAGGATGGTTGAGATGAAACATCTGCTgcactcagctccttccccgTCCCTCCAACCCCTTCCTCCCGCTGGGCTGAGGTTTGAGCATTGCCATGGCAGCGGGGTGGCCCTGGCTGCCACCAGCCTTATATGGCCCCGTGCCGGTGCGACTGCCGGTGCGGTTAAGCCGACAGCCTGCCTGCCCTGTGCCTTCCAGCACCTTCCAGAGCTGCTTCAGCATCCCCAGGACAGACCAGCAACCTTTTGGCTGGCCCTAAAGTGCTGCCAGCCCCTGGGGGGAGCAGCGGAGcagagctccagccctgctgggatggggacaccgc from Pseudopipra pipra isolate bDixPip1 chromosome 28, bDixPip1.hap1, whole genome shotgun sequence includes these protein-coding regions:
- the PLEKHA2 gene encoding pleckstrin homology domain-containing family A member 2, giving the protein MPYLDRQNRICGFLDIEENETCGKFLRRYFILDTQANHLLWYMDNPQNLAIGAGAVGSLQLTYISKVSVATPKQKPKTPFCFVINALSQRYFLQASDQKDLQDWVEALNRASKITVPKGGSVPPATEIAKPPVVPQAQERKPQVAYKTEIVGGVVVHTPISINQNGGDGGEGSEVGAAHPLLRRSQSYIPPSATKPPAGPPALKSGFCVKQGNVRKSWKRRYFVLDEFSISYYKCEQDKEPLRSILLKDVCKTHECLVKSGDLLMRDNLFEIITSSRTFYIQADSPEDMHSWIRAITGAVQALKTRPREMSFMRSTSMGRPGGSSAPSPARPAAEERRALCRAPSSSSWQPWTPVPQVPPAEGKRPEPLRDSVFVPALTERAGRAAPGTRLRHRSEPQHLKEKPFAFDLDDESIRTSDV